In one Echinicola marina genomic region, the following are encoded:
- a CDS encoding sulfatase family protein codes for MRISLKILSLCLIGLFGNIEAIWAQEKPNVVIIFIDDMGFGDLSSFGNQVVATPNMDALAERGLKLTNFYVNSPICSPSRTALNTGFYPLKYKIHSYLDNSTRNAQRGMNNWLDADAETMAKVFKKNGYRTGHFGKWHLGGGRDVGDAPLPQAYGFDQSLVSFEGLGDRLLFKRDGLSNASSKLGKGQINWVEKYQATGIYVDSALSFIGANKKEPFYVHLFPNDVHDPHLPMNGSVKKYEKIARSKSEARFFAVLENLDEQIGRFVEGLEKLGKLDNTIIVFTSDNGPTDWASYYNNGEYPPGFTAGLHGRKWSLYEGGIRMPFIISWPGKVPMGVEDNKTVMTAVDLKPTLLKMTNLNHPQNGDGQDRSEAMLGHPMDQHKAIMWEYASSVGGSILPGHEKNISPNLAILDNGWKLLINADSTKAELYHLEKDPFEARNLVNKEVEKSQKMAHRLLEWRRGYEVPLMQK; via the coding sequence ATGAGAATTTCATTGAAAATTTTAAGTCTATGCTTAATTGGTCTTTTTGGAAACATTGAAGCCATATGGGCACAGGAAAAACCCAATGTGGTCATCATCTTTATAGATGATATGGGCTTTGGGGATTTGTCTTCTTTTGGTAATCAAGTGGTAGCGACCCCCAATATGGATGCTTTGGCAGAAAGGGGATTGAAGCTGACCAATTTTTATGTGAACTCACCTATTTGCTCGCCAAGTAGAACAGCCTTGAATACCGGGTTTTATCCATTGAAGTACAAAATCCATTCTTATTTGGACAATAGTACAAGAAATGCTCAAAGGGGAATGAACAATTGGTTGGATGCAGATGCAGAAACCATGGCAAAGGTATTCAAGAAAAACGGTTACAGAACTGGCCATTTTGGTAAATGGCATCTTGGGGGAGGCCGTGATGTAGGTGATGCACCATTGCCACAGGCCTATGGTTTTGATCAGTCTCTAGTGAGTTTTGAAGGGCTTGGGGATCGTTTGTTGTTCAAAAGAGATGGACTTTCAAACGCGAGCAGCAAGTTAGGAAAAGGTCAGATCAATTGGGTGGAAAAATACCAGGCCACAGGGATTTATGTAGACAGTGCGTTAAGTTTCATAGGAGCAAACAAAAAAGAGCCTTTTTATGTACACCTTTTCCCAAATGACGTGCATGATCCGCATCTGCCCATGAATGGGAGTGTAAAGAAATATGAGAAAATAGCCCGTTCAAAATCTGAGGCCAGGTTCTTTGCTGTCCTCGAAAATTTGGATGAGCAAATCGGCAGGTTTGTGGAGGGATTGGAAAAGCTGGGTAAACTGGATAATACCATCATTGTGTTCACTAGTGACAATGGCCCTACGGACTGGGCAAGCTATTATAATAACGGCGAATACCCTCCTGGATTTACAGCAGGTCTTCACGGAAGAAAATGGAGTCTTTATGAGGGTGGAATAAGGATGCCATTCATCATTAGTTGGCCCGGAAAAGTGCCGATGGGAGTAGAAGATAATAAGACGGTGATGACTGCAGTGGACTTAAAACCTACTTTATTGAAAATGACCAACCTAAACCATCCTCAAAATGGCGACGGTCAGGACAGGAGTGAAGCTATGCTTGGCCACCCAATGGACCAACACAAAGCCATTATGTGGGAATATGCCAGCTCTGTGGGCGGAAGTATATTGCCAGGACATGAGAAAAATATCTCTCCTAATCTCGCCATTTTGGACAATGGATGGAAATTGCTTATCAACGCAGACTCTACCAAGGCAGAATTGTACCATTTGGAGAAAGATCCATTTGAAGCTAGAAATTTAGTCAATAAGGAAGTTGAAAAATCCCAGAAAATGGCACACAGGCTATTGGAGTGGAGAAGAGGATATGAAGTTCCATTAATGCAAAAGTGA